In Deinococcus puniceus, one genomic interval encodes:
- a CDS encoding alpha/beta hydrolase — METLVGKYAVDNQFLAGQGYVTVSIDYRLAGEALFPAQIHDVKTSVRWLRAHATELMIDPSRIGVWGISAGGHLAGLVGTSSGIRELEGEDGGWADQDSSVQAVASVCGPMLFNELSWIHGEGPFPLFGERIKDVPETAALASPFTHVSPYTPPFAFVHGKQDAVVPVVQSRLMHERLLEAERPTELHMIEGGHEINMTHQVEMQRYLSAFFSRALKHTV, encoded by the coding sequence GTGGAAACTCTTGTTGGTAAGTATGCGGTGGACAATCAATTTCTAGCTGGTCAAGGCTACGTGACGGTCAGTATTGATTACCGTCTGGCAGGTGAAGCTCTTTTTCCCGCCCAAATCCACGATGTCAAAACGTCTGTTCGCTGGCTGAGGGCGCACGCAACTGAACTCATGATCGACCCCAGCCGTATTGGTGTTTGGGGGATCAGTGCAGGCGGGCACTTGGCTGGATTAGTGGGCACTTCATCGGGTATCAGGGAACTGGAAGGCGAGGACGGGGGATGGGCCGATCAGGATTCATCTGTGCAGGCGGTAGCAAGCGTTTGCGGCCCAATGTTATTCAATGAACTGTCGTGGATACACGGGGAAGGGCCGTTTCCATTGTTCGGAGAACGTATTAAAGATGTACCCGAAACGGCAGCTTTGGCTAGTCCATTTACCCACGTCTCGCCATATACGCCCCCTTTCGCGTTCGTGCACGGTAAGCAGGACGCGGTGGTTCCGGTTGTTCAGTCACGCTTGATGCATGAGCGCCTGCTTGAGGCCGAAAGACCAACTGAACTGCATATGATCGAGGGCGGTCACGAAATCAATATGACCCACCAGGTAGAGATGCAGCGCTATCTCAGTGCTTTCTTCAGTCGGGCTTTGAAGCACACTGTATAA
- the rpsJ gene encoding 30S ribosomal protein S10, translating to MVAPKIRIKLRGFDHKALDQSASKIVDTVRRTGADVSGPVPLPTRIRRFCVLRSPFVNKDSREHFEIRTHNRLVDIMNPTKKTIDSLMTLDLPTGVDIEIKTVGGRA from the coding sequence ATGGTCGCCCCGAAGATTCGTATCAAACTGCGTGGTTTCGACCACAAGGCGCTGGATCAGTCCGCGAGCAAAATCGTGGACACGGTTCGGCGCACCGGGGCGGATGTCAGCGGGCCTGTGCCCCTGCCGACCCGCATCCGCCGCTTTTGCGTGCTGCGCTCGCCCTTCGTGAACAAGGACAGCCGCGAGCACTTTGAAATCCGCACGCACAACCGTCTGGTGGACATCATGAACCCCACCAAGAAGACGATTGACAGCCTGATGACCCTCGACCTGCCCACCGGCGTCGACATCGAGATCAAGACCGTGGGTGGCCGCGCATGA
- the rpsL gene encoding 30S ribosomal protein S12: MPTTQQLLRKGRTALQKKSKVPALKGSPFRRGVCTVVKTTTPKKPNSALRKIARVRLSSQFEVTAYIPGEGHNLQEHSVVLIRGGRVKDLPGVRYHIVRGSLDTQGVKDRNKSRSKYGTKKPKAGAAGKGAPATGGKKK; encoded by the coding sequence CTGCCTACCACCCAGCAACTGCTTCGTAAGGGGCGCACCGCGCTTCAGAAGAAGAGCAAAGTTCCTGCCCTCAAAGGCAGCCCCTTCCGCCGTGGCGTTTGCACGGTCGTTAAGACCACGACGCCCAAAAAGCCCAACTCGGCGCTTCGTAAGATTGCCCGTGTGCGCCTGAGCAGCCAGTTTGAAGTGACTGCGTACATCCCCGGCGAAGGCCACAACCTTCAGGAACACAGCGTGGTTCTGATTCGCGGCGGACGTGTGAAGGACTTGCCCGGTGTGCGCTATCACATCGTGCGCGGCAGCCTCGACACCCAAGGCGTGAAAGACCGCAACAAGAGCCGCTCCAAGTACGGCACCAAGAAGCCCAAAGCGGGCGCGGCTGGCAAGGGCGCACCGGCTACCGGCGGCAAGAAGAAGTAA
- a CDS encoding AAA family ATPase, translated as MTPTLTLLCGLPGSGKTTLARKLEIQGRTLRLSSDDWMVPLFGQHMPREVFDARLAAIRELQWELAARLLGLGLNVLLDDGFWRKAERDLYRSRAKQIGVPCQVIFLDVPLPELQRRLTVRNAVAEAGTFLIDAPALALFQSWFEPPSVDEPSVIVYSATPPTPHEQGLEP; from the coding sequence ATGACGCCCACGCTAACACTACTGTGTGGCCTGCCCGGAAGCGGCAAAACCACGTTGGCCCGCAAGTTAGAGATTCAGGGACGCACGCTCCGACTCTCTTCCGATGACTGGATGGTGCCGCTGTTCGGCCAACACATGCCGCGTGAAGTCTTCGATGCACGGCTGGCGGCGATCCGTGAGTTGCAATGGGAACTGGCCGCCCGCCTGCTAGGTTTGGGTCTGAACGTGCTCCTGGATGATGGCTTCTGGCGCAAAGCCGAACGTGACCTCTACCGTTCGCGGGCCAAACAAATCGGCGTCCCCTGCCAAGTCATCTTTTTAGATGTGCCTTTGCCCGAGCTTCAGCGCCGTCTGACCGTCAGAAACGCAGTGGCAGAGGCTGGAACATTCTTGATCGATGCCCCTGCTTTGGCGCTCTTTCAGAGCTGGTTCGAGCCGCCGAGTGTCGATGAGCCGAGCGTTATTGTCTATTCGGCAACACCTCCAACGCCGCATGAACAGGGCCTTGAACCTTGA
- the fusA gene encoding elongation factor G — translation MTTKSQTYLHHFRNIGIAAHIDAGKTTTTERILYYTGRTHNIGEVHDGAATMDWMEQERERGITITAAATTAKWKHSATGEEYTVNIIDTPGHVDFTIEVERSMRVLDGAVAVFDSSQGVEPQSETVWRQADRYGVPRIAFSNKMDKTGASFELVLSDIKERLGAIPAPIQYPMGQESEFKGIIDLVRQRAHTYTNDLGTDITESDIPEQYMDKVREMRAQLIEAAAEVDEDVMMKFLEGEEPTVEEMVKAIRKGTIEKRIFPVLCGSALKNKGVQLLLDAVVDYLPSPLEVPAIKGKLEDSEETVEFPADPDGKLAALAFKIMADPYVGRLTFVRIYSGTMQSGSYVYNATKEKRDRVGRLLRMHANSREEVTELRAGELGAVIGLKDAGTGNTLIGDGDDRVLLESIDVPEPVIKLAIEPKTKADQEKMGIGLQKLAEEDPTFRVESDQESGQTTISGMGELHLEILVDRLKREYKVEANVGAPQVAYRETITRAVDVEGKFVRQSGGRGQFGHVKIKAEPLEPGAGFIFENAVVGGTVPREFVNPAQKGIEEAMQSGPMLGFPVVDMKVSLYDGSYHEVDSSEMAFKIAGSMALKEAVQKGAPALLEPIMRVEVTVPDDYMGDIIGDLNSRRGQIQGMEARGNAQIVRAFVPLSEMFGYATDMRSMTQGRASYSMFFAHYSQVPNNIAQQLMKK, via the coding sequence ATGACCACCAAATCCCAGACCTACCTTCACCACTTCCGCAATATCGGGATTGCCGCGCACATCGATGCAGGCAAAACCACCACCACCGAGCGCATCCTGTACTACACGGGACGCACGCACAACATCGGCGAAGTGCACGACGGCGCAGCGACGATGGACTGGATGGAACAGGAGCGCGAGCGCGGCATTACCATTACCGCCGCCGCCACCACCGCCAAGTGGAAGCACAGCGCCACGGGCGAAGAGTACACCGTCAACATCATCGACACGCCCGGACACGTGGACTTCACCATTGAAGTCGAGCGTTCCATGCGCGTGCTCGACGGCGCAGTGGCCGTGTTCGACTCCTCTCAGGGCGTCGAGCCTCAGAGCGAGACCGTGTGGCGTCAGGCTGACCGCTACGGCGTGCCCCGCATCGCGTTTTCCAACAAGATGGACAAGACCGGCGCAAGCTTCGAACTCGTGCTGAGCGACATCAAAGAGCGTCTGGGCGCAATCCCCGCTCCTATCCAGTACCCCATGGGTCAGGAAAGCGAGTTCAAGGGCATCATCGACCTTGTTCGCCAGCGTGCCCACACCTACACCAACGACCTCGGCACCGACATCACCGAATCCGACATTCCCGAGCAGTACATGGACAAGGTTCGCGAAATGCGCGCCCAGTTGATCGAAGCTGCCGCTGAAGTCGACGAAGACGTGATGATGAAGTTCCTCGAAGGCGAAGAACCCACCGTCGAAGAAATGGTCAAGGCCATCCGCAAGGGCACCATCGAGAAGCGCATTTTCCCTGTGCTGTGCGGAAGCGCCCTGAAGAACAAAGGCGTTCAGCTTCTGCTCGACGCTGTGGTGGACTACCTGCCCAGCCCGCTGGAAGTGCCTGCTATTAAAGGCAAGCTCGAAGACAGCGAAGAAACCGTCGAGTTCCCCGCTGACCCTGACGGCAAGCTGGCCGCGCTGGCATTTAAGATCATGGCTGACCCCTACGTGGGCCGCCTGACCTTCGTGCGTATCTACTCGGGCACCATGCAGTCGGGCAGCTACGTGTACAACGCTACCAAGGAAAAGCGCGACCGCGTGGGCCGTTTGCTCCGTATGCACGCCAACAGCCGTGAAGAAGTGACCGAGTTGCGTGCAGGCGAACTCGGCGCAGTGATCGGCCTGAAGGACGCCGGAACGGGCAACACCCTGATCGGCGACGGCGATGACCGCGTGCTGCTGGAGAGCATCGACGTGCCGGAGCCTGTGATCAAGCTGGCCATCGAGCCCAAGACCAAAGCCGACCAAGAAAAAATGGGCATCGGCCTTCAGAAGCTGGCCGAAGAAGATCCCACCTTCCGCGTGGAATCCGATCAGGAAAGCGGCCAGACCACCATTTCGGGCATGGGCGAGCTTCACCTCGAAATCCTCGTTGACCGCCTGAAGCGCGAGTACAAGGTGGAAGCCAACGTGGGCGCACCTCAGGTGGCCTACCGCGAAACCATCACCCGCGCCGTAGACGTGGAAGGCAAATTCGTTCGTCAGTCGGGCGGACGCGGCCAGTTCGGTCACGTCAAGATCAAGGCCGAGCCGCTGGAACCCGGCGCAGGCTTTATCTTCGAAAACGCCGTCGTGGGCGGCACCGTGCCCCGCGAGTTCGTGAACCCGGCCCAGAAGGGCATCGAAGAAGCCATGCAGAGCGGCCCCATGTTGGGCTTCCCCGTGGTGGACATGAAAGTCAGCCTGTACGACGGCTCTTACCACGAAGTGGACTCCTCCGAAATGGCGTTTAAGATCGCCGGATCGATGGCCCTCAAGGAAGCCGTTCAGAAGGGCGCACCCGCTCTCCTCGAGCCCATCATGCGCGTCGAAGTGACCGTGCCCGACGACTACATGGGCGACATCATCGGTGACCTGAACAGCCGCCGTGGTCAGATTCAGGGCATGGAAGCACGCGGCAACGCGCAGATCGTCCGCGCTTTCGTACCCCTCAGCGAAATGTTCGGCTACGCCACCGACATGCGCTCTATGACGCAGGGCCGCGCAAGCTACTCCATGTTCTTCGCCCACTACAGCCAAGTGCCCAACAACATCGCCCAACAGTTGATGAAGAAGTAA
- the tuf gene encoding elongation factor Tu, translating into MAKGTFERTKPHVNVGTIGHVDHGKTTLTAAITFTAASADPSIETQRYDQIDKAPEEKARGITINTAHVEYNTTARHYSHVDCPGHADYVKNMITGAAQMDGAILVVSSADGPMPQTREHILLAKQVGVPHIVVFMNKVDMVDDEELLELVEMEVRELLSKYEFPGDDLPVIKGSALQALDALVANPKMERGTNKWVDYIWELLDAVDTYIPTPERDTDKTFLMPVEDVFTITGRGTVATGRVERGIVKVQDDVEIIGLRDTKKTTVTGIEMHRKLLDSGMAGDNVGVLLRGVARDDVERGQVLAKPGSIKPHTKFEASVYILSKDEGGRHSAFFGGYRPQFYFRTTDVTGVVELAEGVEMVMPGDNVTFVVELIKPIAMEEGLRFAIREGGRTVGAGVVAKVLE; encoded by the coding sequence ATGGCAAAGGGAACGTTTGAGCGCACGAAGCCCCACGTGAACGTGGGCACGATTGGACACGTCGACCACGGCAAAACCACGCTGACGGCGGCGATCACCTTCACGGCGGCATCGGCTGATCCGAGCATCGAGACCCAGCGCTACGATCAGATCGACAAAGCCCCGGAAGAAAAGGCGCGTGGCATCACCATCAACACCGCCCACGTCGAGTACAACACCACCGCCCGCCACTACAGCCACGTCGACTGCCCCGGCCATGCCGACTACGTCAAGAACATGATCACGGGTGCGGCGCAGATGGACGGCGCGATCTTGGTCGTCAGCTCCGCGGACGGCCCGATGCCCCAGACCCGCGAGCACATCCTGCTCGCCAAGCAGGTCGGCGTGCCCCATATCGTCGTGTTCATGAACAAAGTCGACATGGTCGACGACGAAGAGTTGCTCGAACTCGTGGAAATGGAAGTGCGCGAGCTGCTCTCCAAGTACGAGTTCCCCGGCGACGACTTGCCCGTGATCAAGGGCAGCGCCCTGCAGGCGCTGGACGCACTGGTCGCCAACCCCAAGATGGAGCGCGGCACCAACAAGTGGGTCGACTACATCTGGGAACTGCTCGATGCGGTGGACACCTACATCCCCACCCCCGAGCGTGACACCGACAAGACCTTCCTGATGCCCGTCGAAGACGTCTTCACCATCACCGGACGCGGCACCGTGGCCACGGGCCGCGTGGAGCGCGGAATCGTCAAAGTGCAGGACGACGTCGAAATCATCGGTCTGCGCGACACCAAGAAGACCACCGTCACCGGCATCGAAATGCACCGCAAGTTGCTCGACTCCGGCATGGCCGGCGACAACGTCGGCGTGCTGCTGCGTGGCGTGGCCCGTGATGACGTGGAGCGCGGTCAAGTCTTGGCCAAGCCCGGCAGCATCAAGCCCCACACCAAGTTCGAAGCCAGCGTCTACATCCTGTCCAAGGATGAAGGTGGCCGTCACAGCGCGTTCTTCGGTGGCTACCGCCCCCAGTTCTACTTCCGCACCACCGACGTGACCGGTGTGGTGGAACTGGCTGAAGGCGTGGAAATGGTCATGCCCGGCGATAACGTGACCTTCGTGGTCGAACTGATCAAGCCGATTGCCATGGAAGAAGGCCTGCGCTTCGCCATCCGCGAAGGTGGCCGCACCGTCGGCGCAGGCGTCGTCGCCAAGGTTCTGGAGTAA
- a CDS encoding recombinase family protein — MTASIEVRRHHKIEVNHLDRLAIVYVRQSTLAQLQQHQESTRLQYALVHHAATLGWAPERVLVIDDDQGKSGTSAAGRPGFTRLVTEVSLGHVGLILGIEMSRLARSNRDWHHLLEVCALFQTLIGDTDGIYNPADYNDRLLLGLKGTMSEAELHILKNRMHQGKLNKARRGALGTPTPSGYLRDVYGQIQLDPDEQVQQVIRLIFRKFEELGTLHAVLHYLVEERIQLGVRERTRAGGGLLTWRRPNRMTLQNLLHNPMYAGVYAYGRRQVDPKKKLAGRSSTGRVTLPPSQWHVLLKEHVPAYISWEQYQQNVARMAANRNIASLSGAPKRGTGLLSGVLRCGHCGHRMVVSYHTALGGSALRYNCIRQVSDYAGSPCFSCTGAVVDHWVTAQLLEALTPVSVALSLEAQAALNRDREALDQHWHARLERAHYEAERAARQYRGVEPEHRLVARSLERAWEQALEAERTLKEEYERHVHLRPRQLTPAEILQVQTLSTALPALWSASTTTMQDRKEILRLVVKQITLWGAVNDERMDVRIEWQGGNVTGGQLIRPVARLDQVSTYAELCARVEAGVTQEKTALEMADELNAAGLRPPKRRTTWNAAQVRSLAQRLGLQFSKGTDGRAVPSRRPPRAGDWWTLDGLAQRLNMPVVTLYGWLHRDIVKGEQLKQGGTWRIWADDAEVRRLQVLRAEPIGARQHRQWVSKATSMLEEPEVRDVSP; from the coding sequence ATGACCGCGTCCATTGAAGTGCGACGTCATCACAAGATCGAGGTGAACCACCTCGACCGGCTGGCCATCGTTTACGTGCGCCAATCCACGCTGGCCCAACTTCAGCAGCATCAGGAATCGACCCGTCTCCAGTACGCGCTCGTCCATCACGCCGCCACTCTGGGCTGGGCTCCAGAACGCGTGCTGGTCATCGATGATGACCAGGGAAAATCTGGAACGAGCGCCGCGGGCCGTCCGGGCTTCACCCGCCTGGTGACCGAGGTGAGCCTCGGTCACGTTGGGTTGATTCTCGGCATTGAGATGAGCCGACTGGCCCGCTCGAACCGCGACTGGCACCACCTGCTGGAGGTCTGTGCCTTATTCCAAACTTTGATTGGAGACACAGACGGGATCTACAATCCGGCCGACTACAACGATCGACTGCTCCTCGGTCTCAAAGGCACGATGAGTGAAGCAGAGCTGCATATTCTCAAGAACCGCATGCATCAGGGCAAACTCAACAAGGCCCGCCGGGGTGCGTTGGGCACACCGACGCCGAGCGGCTATCTCCGGGATGTGTACGGCCAGATTCAGCTGGATCCAGATGAGCAAGTACAACAGGTGATCCGGTTGATCTTCCGTAAATTTGAGGAATTGGGCACCCTGCATGCCGTACTCCACTACCTGGTGGAGGAACGGATTCAGCTGGGCGTCCGCGAGCGGACGCGCGCTGGTGGGGGCCTCTTGACGTGGCGCCGACCCAACCGGATGACCCTGCAGAATCTGCTGCACAATCCGATGTACGCGGGAGTGTATGCGTATGGCCGACGGCAGGTCGACCCCAAGAAAAAGCTGGCTGGACGAAGCTCGACCGGACGGGTGACACTGCCGCCGAGCCAGTGGCATGTGTTGCTGAAAGAGCATGTGCCCGCGTACATCAGTTGGGAGCAGTACCAACAGAATGTCGCTCGTATGGCCGCCAACCGCAATATCGCATCGTTGTCGGGTGCCCCGAAACGGGGCACTGGGCTCCTCAGTGGTGTGCTGAGGTGCGGACACTGTGGGCACCGGATGGTGGTCTCCTATCACACCGCACTCGGTGGATCAGCATTGCGTTACAACTGCATCCGACAGGTATCGGATTACGCAGGTTCACCCTGTTTCAGCTGTACAGGTGCGGTGGTCGACCACTGGGTGACGGCTCAGTTGCTTGAGGCCTTGACGCCGGTCAGTGTGGCCCTCTCCCTCGAAGCACAGGCCGCGCTGAATCGGGATCGTGAAGCTTTGGATCAGCACTGGCACGCCCGCTTGGAACGGGCGCACTATGAGGCAGAGCGTGCTGCCCGTCAGTATCGGGGAGTGGAGCCCGAACACCGTCTCGTCGCGCGTTCCCTGGAACGCGCTTGGGAGCAGGCATTAGAGGCTGAGCGAACCTTGAAAGAGGAGTACGAGCGACACGTTCATCTGCGTCCACGGCAGTTGACCCCAGCCGAGATCCTTCAGGTACAGACCCTGTCAACGGCCTTGCCCGCACTCTGGTCTGCATCGACCACAACGATGCAGGATCGCAAGGAGATCTTGCGCCTGGTCGTCAAACAGATCACGCTCTGGGGCGCAGTCAATGATGAGCGAATGGACGTGCGCATCGAATGGCAGGGGGGAAATGTGACAGGGGGTCAACTGATTCGGCCCGTCGCCCGGCTCGATCAGGTCAGTACATATGCGGAGCTGTGTGCACGGGTCGAGGCGGGGGTGACACAGGAAAAAACGGCACTGGAGATGGCTGACGAACTCAATGCAGCCGGGCTGCGTCCACCCAAACGTCGAACCACTTGGAATGCGGCCCAAGTTCGGAGTCTGGCTCAACGTCTGGGCCTTCAGTTTTCAAAGGGCACAGATGGACGTGCCGTCCCTTCAAGGCGTCCCCCGCGGGCGGGGGACTGGTGGACGCTGGATGGATTGGCACAGAGGCTGAACATGCCGGTCGTAACGTTGTACGGCTGGCTGCACCGAGACATCGTGAAGGGAGAACAACTGAAACAAGGGGGAACCTGGCGAATCTGGGCGGATGATGCGGAGGTCAGGCGACTCCAAGTCTTGAGAGCTGAACCCATCGGCGCTCGGCAACATCGGCAATGGGTCAGTAAAGCCACTTCAATGCTGGAAGAACCGGAGGTTCGAGATGTATCACCGTAA
- the rpsG gene encoding 30S ribosomal protein S7 codes for MARRRQAEVRPIQPDLVYQDVLVSAIINRIMEDGKKNLASRIFYGACRLVQERTGQEPLKVFKQAFDNIKPRVEVRSRRVGGSTYQVPVEVSVRRQQSLTLRWMISAVDGRPERTAIERLAGEIMDAAQGRGGAIKKKDDIERMAEANRAYAHYRW; via the coding sequence ATGGCACGTCGCCGCCAAGCAGAAGTGCGCCCGATCCAGCCCGATCTTGTTTATCAGGACGTGTTGGTCAGCGCCATCATCAACCGCATCATGGAAGACGGCAAGAAGAACCTTGCCAGCCGCATCTTTTACGGGGCCTGCCGCCTCGTGCAGGAGCGCACCGGTCAGGAGCCTCTCAAGGTCTTCAAGCAGGCCTTCGACAACATCAAGCCCCGCGTCGAAGTTCGCAGCCGCCGCGTAGGTGGCAGCACCTACCAAGTGCCCGTCGAAGTCAGCGTGCGCCGTCAGCAGAGCCTCACTCTCCGCTGGATGATCAGCGCCGTAGACGGACGCCCCGAGCGCACCGCCATCGAGCGCCTCGCCGGTGAAATCATGGACGCCGCACAGGGCCGCGGCGGAGCCATCAAGAAGAAAGACGACATCGAGCGGATGGCAGAAGCCAACCGCGCCTACGCGCACTACCGCTGGTAA
- the rplC gene encoding 50S ribosomal protein L3: protein MTKGILGTKIGMTQIWKGDRAVPVTVVLAGPCPVVQRKTAQRDGYEAVQIGFAPKSEKRVNRPASGHFKKAGVSPVRFLREFRDFNPDGDTINVDIFAEGEKIDATGTSKGKGFQGVMKRWNFKGGPASHGSKKWHRRPGSIGQRKTPGRVYKGKKMAGHMGMERITVQNLEVVEVRASENIILVKGAVPGANGGLVVLRQAAKGGK, encoded by the coding sequence ATGACCAAGGGCATCCTCGGTACCAAGATCGGCATGACCCAGATCTGGAAGGGCGACCGCGCCGTTCCCGTGACGGTGGTGCTGGCTGGCCCCTGCCCCGTCGTGCAGCGCAAGACCGCGCAGCGTGACGGCTACGAGGCCGTGCAGATCGGCTTTGCGCCCAAGAGCGAAAAGCGCGTCAACCGCCCCGCATCGGGTCACTTCAAGAAAGCCGGGGTCAGCCCCGTGCGCTTCCTTCGTGAATTCCGCGACTTCAACCCCGACGGCGACACCATCAACGTGGACATTTTCGCTGAAGGCGAGAAGATCGACGCGACGGGAACGAGCAAGGGCAAAGGGTTTCAGGGCGTCATGAAGCGCTGGAACTTTAAGGGTGGCCCGGCCAGCCACGGTTCCAAGAAGTGGCACCGTCGCCCCGGCTCCATCGGCCAGCGTAAAACGCCCGGCCGTGTGTACAAGGGCAAGAAAATGGCGGGCCACATGGGGATGGAGCGCATCACCGTGCAAAACCTCGAAGTGGTCGAAGTGCGTGCCAGTGAGAACATCATTCTCGTGAAGGGCGCTGTGCCCGGTGCGAACGGTGGACTCGTGGTGCTGCGCCAAGCCGCCAAGGGAGGCAAGTAA
- the pgm gene encoding phosphoglucomutase (alpha-D-glucose-1,6-bisphosphate-dependent): MTLSELAGKVAPQSLLTNIPRLVAHYYETRPNVADPLQRVAFGTSGHRGTSVNGSFNEAHILAVTQAVAEHRAAAGITGPLFMGLDTHALSEPAWSTALQVLVANGVRVCVQPGFFTPTPLISHAILAHNRAGVGGLADGIVITPSHNPPQDGGFKYNPPSGGPADTDVTGVVQARANAILENELRDVKRVTLAEAMEALEPFDFITPYVDQLPEVVDLDAIRHSGVHIGVDPLGGSSLPVWEAIQAQYNLNLKIVNTVVDPRFAFMSVDRDGKIRMDCSSPYAMASLLRLKDDFDVSIGNDPDADRHGIVTASGLLNPNHYLAVMIEYLFQNRPGWRADAGIGKTLVSSALIDRVAAGIGRRLVEVPVGFKYFVEGLLDGSLGFGGEESAGASFLRMNGGAWSTDKDGLIPGLLAAEMTAKTGQTPGQRFAALTERYGATAYDRQDAPANAAQKKVLGNLSPEQVTATTLGGDPITGKLTRAPGNGAGIGGLKVTTDQAWFAARPSGTEDVYKIYAESFRGAEHLQVVMEEAREVVSAALGAV; the protein is encoded by the coding sequence ATGACCCTCAGTGAGCTGGCTGGCAAAGTGGCCCCACAATCCCTGCTGACCAATATTCCGCGCTTGGTGGCGCACTACTACGAAACCCGCCCGAATGTGGCCGATCCCCTCCAGCGCGTGGCGTTCGGCACCAGCGGGCACCGGGGAACCAGCGTCAACGGGTCGTTCAACGAGGCGCACATTCTGGCCGTCACGCAGGCGGTGGCCGAACACCGCGCCGCTGCGGGCATCACCGGGCCGCTGTTTATGGGCCTCGATACCCACGCCCTCAGCGAACCCGCTTGGAGTACGGCGCTGCAAGTGCTGGTGGCCAATGGCGTGCGCGTGTGCGTGCAGCCCGGATTCTTCACCCCCACACCCCTGATCAGCCACGCGATTTTGGCCCACAACCGCGCCGGAGTGGGCGGCCTAGCCGACGGCATCGTGATCACGCCCAGCCACAATCCTCCCCAAGACGGCGGCTTCAAATACAACCCCCCTTCCGGCGGCCCCGCTGATACCGATGTGACGGGGGTGGTGCAGGCCCGCGCCAACGCCATCCTCGAAAACGAGTTGCGCGACGTGAAGCGTGTGACGTTGGCCGAAGCGATGGAAGCCCTCGAACCATTTGATTTCATCACGCCTTACGTGGATCAGTTGCCCGAAGTGGTGGACTTGGACGCCATCCGGCACAGCGGCGTGCATATCGGCGTCGATCCGCTGGGCGGCAGCAGTTTGCCTGTGTGGGAAGCGATTCAGGCCCAGTACAACCTCAATCTCAAGATCGTGAATACCGTTGTCGACCCGCGTTTTGCCTTCATGAGCGTTGACCGGGACGGCAAGATCAGAATGGACTGCTCCAGCCCCTACGCGATGGCGAGTTTGCTGCGCCTGAAAGACGATTTCGACGTGTCTATCGGCAACGATCCCGACGCAGACCGTCACGGCATCGTCACGGCTTCGGGGTTGCTCAATCCCAACCATTACCTTGCCGTCATGATCGAATACCTGTTCCAGAATCGCCCCGGCTGGCGAGCAGATGCGGGCATCGGCAAAACGTTGGTGTCCAGCGCGCTGATAGACCGCGTGGCGGCGGGCATCGGGCGGCGGTTGGTGGAGGTTCCAGTGGGCTTCAAATACTTCGTAGAAGGTTTGCTGGACGGCTCTCTCGGCTTTGGCGGCGAAGAATCGGCGGGCGCGAGCTTCCTCCGCATGAACGGCGGCGCATGGAGTACCGACAAAGACGGCCTGATTCCCGGCCTCTTGGCTGCCGAGATGACCGCCAAAACCGGGCAGACGCCGGGGCAGCGGTTTGCCGCCCTCACCGAACGCTACGGCGCAACCGCCTATGACCGCCAAGATGCACCCGCCAACGCCGCACAAAAGAAGGTTCTGGGCAACCTCTCGCCCGAACAGGTCACAGCCACCACGCTGGGCGGCGACCCGATTACGGGCAAGCTGACCCGCGCTCCCGGCAACGGCGCAGGCATCGGCGGCCTGAAGGTCACCACCGATCAGGCGTGGTTTGCGGCCCGTCCCAGCGGTACCGAGGACGTGTACAAAATCTATGCCGAATCCTTCCGGGGCGCGGAACACCTACAAGTTGTGATGGAAGAAGCCCGCGAGGTGGTGTCGGCGGCCTTGGGAGCGGTATGA